A genomic stretch from Anaerolineae bacterium includes:
- a CDS encoding four helix bundle protein codes for MXDFHXLKVWEKSHAFAKAVYAACRRFLPEERFGLTSQLQRAALSIPTNIAEGCGRDGDAQFARFLEIASGSASESEYLLLFAYEMGWLREEKYRALVNAVEEIKRMLTGLLKSFGRR; via the coding sequence ATGYGAGATTTTCACCRTTTGAAGGTGTGGGAGAAAAGCCATGCTTTTGCCAAAGCGGTGTATGCGGCCTGTCGGCGCTTTCTGCCTGAGGAGCGCTTTGGGTTGACCAGCCAGTTGCAACGTGCAGCCCTCTCCATTCCAACCAACATTGCCGAGGGTTGTGGCCGCGATGGCGATGCTCAGTTTGCCCGTTTCCTGGAAATCGCCTCAGGTTCGGCTAGCGAGAGCGAGTACCTCCTGCTGTTTGCTTATGAGATGGGGTGGCTGCGCGAAGAGAAATACCGGGCTTTGGTCAACGCCGTAGAGGAAATCAAGCGTATGCTCACTGGCCTCCTCAAATCCTTTGGTCGCCGCTGA
- a CDS encoding nucleotidyl transferase AbiEii/AbiGii toxin family protein, which yields MRARTTQDVDLLLTQKGEDLHALLVQGTLHDLRDGFAFEVQPSRRHPGRFTVHCFLAGRRFESFHVDVGTEDVLTLRPERLTPPSLLAFAGIEPTPVWVYPVAQQIAEKIHAYTYPYPVPSRVKDWVDLALLATLGEIQADALRQALEATFAHRDTHPLPRMLPPPPPSWWTSSRRLRRECGLVYASLEEMHRAIAAFLDPVLQARVPNHRWRPERWVWVL from the coding sequence GTGCGGGCACGCACCACGCAAGATGTGGACTTGTTGCTCACCCAAAAGGGGGAAGACTTGCACGCCTTGCTGGTTCAGGGGACATTGCACGATCTCCGGGATGGCTTTGCCTTCGAGGTCCAGCCCTCGAGACGACATCCGGGGCGATTCACCGTGCATTGTTTTCTGGCCGGGCGGCGGTTTGAGTCCTTTCATGTGGATGTGGGCACCGAAGATGTGCTCACGCTGCGTCCCGAAAGGCTCACGCCGCCTTCGCTGTTGGCTTTTGCCGGTATCGAGCCCACCCCGGTCTGGGTATATCCGGTGGCCCAGCAAATCGCCGAAAAGATCCACGCCTACACCTATCCCTATCCTGTGCCCAGCCGGGTCAAGGATTGGGTGGACCTGGCGCTGTTGGCCACCTTAGGGGAAATCCAGGCCGATGCTTTGCGGCAGGCCCTGGAGGCCACCTTTGCCCATCGGGACACACACCCGTTGCCCAGAATGCTTCCGCCGCCTCCGCCCTCCTGGTGGACCTCCTCGCGTCGCCTGCGCCGGGAATGTGGGTTGGTGTATGCCTCGCTGGAGGAGATGCACCGGGCCATTGCCGCCTTTCTCGACCCCGTCTTGCAGGCCCGCGTGCCCAACCACCGCTGGCGGCCCGAACGCTGGGTGTGGGTGTTGTAG